One window from the genome of Populus alba chromosome 15, ASM523922v2, whole genome shotgun sequence encodes:
- the LOC118037734 gene encoding serine carboxypeptidase-like 45 isoform X2, whose product MSYTGQHFKQAILLEHFVSKPFSISEIMHSQTWKSMAMAALVVQLSISMGVDSSLPHPDKIARLPGQPHVEFQQFSGYVTVDKNKHRALFYYFVEAEIDPESKPLVLWLNGGPGCSSLGLGAFSENGPFRPEGRVLVRNEHSWNREANMLYLETPVGVGFSYATKSSSFVAVDDEATGWFHKFPQYRSTDLFIAGESYAGHYIPQLAKLMIEINKKEKLFNLKGIALGNPVLDFATDLNSRAEYFWSHGLISDSTYKMFTSACNYSRYVSEYYRDSVSSICSIVMKQVNTETSRFVDKYDVTLDVCVSSVFSQSKFISPKQVSERIDVCIEDETVNYLNRKDVRRALHARLIGVRRWEVCSNILDYEFLNIEKPTFNIVGSLIKAEIPVLVYSGDQDSVIPLTGSRTLVHRVAKELGLNTTVPYRVWFAGKQVGGWTQVYGNILSFATIRGASHEAPFSQPERSLMLFKSFLEGKHLPEAF is encoded by the exons ATGTCCTACACTGGACAGCATTTTAAACAGGCCATTCTCTTGGAACACTTTGTCTCCAAGCCATTTTCAATTTCTGAAATTATGCACTCTCAAACATGGAAATCTATGGCAATGGCTGCACTAGTGGTTCAGCTGAGCATTTCCATGGGTGTAGATTCTTCCTTACCTCATCCTGATAAGATTGCCAGGCTCCCCGGACAGCCCCATGTGGAGTTCCAACAATTTTCAGGTTATGTCACTGTGGATAAAAACAAGCATAGAGCTCTTTTCTATTACTTTGTTGAAGCAGAAATAGATCCAGAATCCAAGCCCTTGGTTCTCTGGTTGAACGGAG GGCCTGGCTGTTCTTCTCTGGGATTAGGGGCATTCTCTGAGAATGGACCTTTTAGGCCAGAGGGAAGAGTTCTGGTTAGAAATGAGCATAGCTGGAATAGAG AAGCAAATATGTTATATTTGGAGACACCAGTAGGCGTGGGGTTTTCTTATGCTACAAAGAGCTCCTCTTTTGTAGCAGTAGATGATGAGGCAACAG GCTGGTTCCACAAGTTCCCTCAATACAGGAGCACAGATTTGTTTATAGCAGGGGAAAGTTATGCAG GCCACTACATTCCTCAACTTGCAAAGCTTATGATTGAAATTAACAAGAAGGAGAAGTTATTCAATTTGAAAGGAATTGCA CTAGGTAATCCTGTTCTAGATTTTGCTACAGACTTGAATTCAAGGGCTGAGTACTTCTGGTCTCATGGATTGATATCAGACTCAACATATAAAATGTTCACTTCAGCTTGTAACTATTCAAGATATGTGAGCGAATATTATAGAGACTCGGTTTCATCTATTTGTTCAATAGTTATGAAACAGGTTAACACAGAAACCAGTAGGTTTGTGGACAAATATGATGTTACCCTTGATGTTTGTGTTTCATCAGTCTTCTCACAATCAAAGTTTATAAGTCCTAAG CAAGTATCTGAGAGGATTGATGTTTGTATAGAAGACGAAACCGTGAATTATCTGAATCGGAAGGATGTCCGGAGGGCTCTCCATGCTCGGCTTATTGGAGTTCGCAGATGGGAAGTTTGCAGCAA CATTCTAGATTATGAGTTTCTTAACATAGAGAAACCAACATTCAATATTGTTGGATCACTTATCAAGGCTGAAATTCCAGTTCTCGTTTACAG CGGAGATCAAGATTCTGTTATTCCATTGACCGGTAGCCGCACGCTTGTCCATAGAGTAGCAAAAGAGCTGGGACTCAACACGACCGTCCCTTACAGAGTTTGGTTTGCAGGAAAGCAG GTTGGTGGTTGGACTCAGGTTTATGGTAACATCCTCTCATTTGCTACCATCAGAGGCGCTTCTcatgaagctccattctcacaGCCTGAAAGATCACTCATGTTATTTAAGTCGTTCCTGGAAGGTAAACACTTACCTGAAGCTTTCTGA
- the LOC118037734 gene encoding serine carboxypeptidase-like 45 isoform X1, with protein sequence MSYTGQHFKQAILLEHFVSKPFSISEIMHSQTWKSMAMAALVVQLSISMGVDSSLPHPDKIARLPGQPHVEFQQFSGYVTVDKNKHRALFYYFVEAEIDPESKPLVLWLNGGPGCSSLGLGAFSENGPFRPEGRVLVRNEHSWNREANMLYLETPVGVGFSYATKSSSFVAVDDEATARDNLLFLQGWFHKFPQYRSTDLFIAGESYAGHYIPQLAKLMIEINKKEKLFNLKGIALGNPVLDFATDLNSRAEYFWSHGLISDSTYKMFTSACNYSRYVSEYYRDSVSSICSIVMKQVNTETSRFVDKYDVTLDVCVSSVFSQSKFISPKQVSERIDVCIEDETVNYLNRKDVRRALHARLIGVRRWEVCSNILDYEFLNIEKPTFNIVGSLIKAEIPVLVYSGDQDSVIPLTGSRTLVHRVAKELGLNTTVPYRVWFAGKQVGGWTQVYGNILSFATIRGASHEAPFSQPERSLMLFKSFLEGKHLPEAF encoded by the exons ATGTCCTACACTGGACAGCATTTTAAACAGGCCATTCTCTTGGAACACTTTGTCTCCAAGCCATTTTCAATTTCTGAAATTATGCACTCTCAAACATGGAAATCTATGGCAATGGCTGCACTAGTGGTTCAGCTGAGCATTTCCATGGGTGTAGATTCTTCCTTACCTCATCCTGATAAGATTGCCAGGCTCCCCGGACAGCCCCATGTGGAGTTCCAACAATTTTCAGGTTATGTCACTGTGGATAAAAACAAGCATAGAGCTCTTTTCTATTACTTTGTTGAAGCAGAAATAGATCCAGAATCCAAGCCCTTGGTTCTCTGGTTGAACGGAG GGCCTGGCTGTTCTTCTCTGGGATTAGGGGCATTCTCTGAGAATGGACCTTTTAGGCCAGAGGGAAGAGTTCTGGTTAGAAATGAGCATAGCTGGAATAGAG AAGCAAATATGTTATATTTGGAGACACCAGTAGGCGTGGGGTTTTCTTATGCTACAAAGAGCTCCTCTTTTGTAGCAGTAGATGATGAGGCAACAG CCAGGGACAATCTTTTGTTCTTGCAAGGCTGGTTCCACAAGTTCCCTCAATACAGGAGCACAGATTTGTTTATAGCAGGGGAAAGTTATGCAG GCCACTACATTCCTCAACTTGCAAAGCTTATGATTGAAATTAACAAGAAGGAGAAGTTATTCAATTTGAAAGGAATTGCA CTAGGTAATCCTGTTCTAGATTTTGCTACAGACTTGAATTCAAGGGCTGAGTACTTCTGGTCTCATGGATTGATATCAGACTCAACATATAAAATGTTCACTTCAGCTTGTAACTATTCAAGATATGTGAGCGAATATTATAGAGACTCGGTTTCATCTATTTGTTCAATAGTTATGAAACAGGTTAACACAGAAACCAGTAGGTTTGTGGACAAATATGATGTTACCCTTGATGTTTGTGTTTCATCAGTCTTCTCACAATCAAAGTTTATAAGTCCTAAG CAAGTATCTGAGAGGATTGATGTTTGTATAGAAGACGAAACCGTGAATTATCTGAATCGGAAGGATGTCCGGAGGGCTCTCCATGCTCGGCTTATTGGAGTTCGCAGATGGGAAGTTTGCAGCAA CATTCTAGATTATGAGTTTCTTAACATAGAGAAACCAACATTCAATATTGTTGGATCACTTATCAAGGCTGAAATTCCAGTTCTCGTTTACAG CGGAGATCAAGATTCTGTTATTCCATTGACCGGTAGCCGCACGCTTGTCCATAGAGTAGCAAAAGAGCTGGGACTCAACACGACCGTCCCTTACAGAGTTTGGTTTGCAGGAAAGCAG GTTGGTGGTTGGACTCAGGTTTATGGTAACATCCTCTCATTTGCTACCATCAGAGGCGCTTCTcatgaagctccattctcacaGCCTGAAAGATCACTCATGTTATTTAAGTCGTTCCTGGAAGGTAAACACTTACCTGAAGCTTTCTGA
- the LOC118037736 gene encoding dual specificity protein phosphatase PHS1 isoform X2, whose translation MLGDITAGPAYRFAQWLELVRKRSGKYRASGFPHRSYGLETMPSSQGESLVDSKSPPPEQSPEISLWDRLGKAAALDIELSSFSWDMLSSLHHTEHNSSNENSEDEMSKALEVTVNSGGVVFFALFNQPGNVDAFHKEAAAVIKFSSSRMATQSERLGYEFAKWLGVQTPQARVIHICSPEWLQIKEAGEKARVVAALEGDEVGEVTCSELLEALELSRCLLLMSYVHGSPLLESSNSFESRETAERIAAAIGRVFLLDLVIRNEDRLPCRELRWRGNPANLLLAEKMTPSNVNALEDAFDSAINRYRPRVIKALQKERRATSVDCRLNSHNQGGPGMKSQGSDVFDITEAPKSNKVLRVRKSGESLSSDLISHAVAIDSGVPRWPPAGKRTNDQANYPKLIELLINSSDYSSNLLYEITGGKLGAPPLEGTDFTDTRVTEMTSAVQEFRGGFRAALRDLQGFHIFLLTLHQKLDSVLRVFLNITNKTSRDCDRDDLVVPESPSHGVVHCPSPPSKERFLNDNHPEFSDSDLQRIAQTPRSSSGNKECSDSSSPMSRESWHGKFPKGSVEPLRCLRLATKLRDIHKFAKVDNESNKELEQWNEMLRNDVIKLCQENNFQTGFFEGSDSNCVVDAYELKVRLEHILERISLISESANTEKPSSITNSLFIGGALAARSVHTLQHLGITHVLCLCANEIGQSESQHPDLFQYKNFSITDDEDSNISCIFEEASDFIDHVESVGGRVLVHCFEGRSRSATLVLAYLMLRKKLTLLEAWNALRQVHRRAQPNDGFARILLDLDQRLHGKVSMEWQRRKPEMKVCPICGKNAGLSSSSLKLHLQKSHKKLSSGSVDSAMTMEIQKALDALKMTRSGSVSPTLRQSSPAIDD comes from the exons ATGTTGGGAGATATAACAGCAGGTCCAGCGTATAGGTTTGCTCAATGGCTGGAGTTGGTTCGTAAGAGAAGTGGCAAGTATCGTGCCTCAGGGTTCCCGCACCGGTCTTACGGGCTCGAAACTATGCCCTCTAG TCAGGGAGAATCTCTTGTTGATTCAAAAAGCCCACCTCCTGAGCAATCTCCAGAGATCAGTTTGTGGGACAGGCTTGGTAAAGCTGCTGCATTGGATATCGAGTTGAGCTCTTTTTCTTGGGACATGCTTTCTTCCCTTCACCACACTGAGCATAATAGTAGCAATGAAAATTCCGAGGATGAAATGAGCAAAGCCCTTGAA GTAACTGTAAATTCTGGGGGGGTTGTCTTCTTTGCCTTATTCAATCAACCTGGAAATGTTGATGCTTTTCATAAGGAAGCCGCAGCTGTCATAAAGTTTTCTTCTTCCAGGATGGCCACACAATCAGAACGTCTTGGCTATGAATTTGCAAAGTGGTTAGGAGTCCAAACTCCTCAG GCTAGAGTCATTCATATTTGCAGCCCAGAGTGGCTCCAGATCAAGGAAGCTGGAGAGAAAGCAAGAGTTGTAGCAGCTTTGGAAGGAGATGAAGTAGGTGAAGTGACGTGTTCTGAACTTTTGGAAGCTCTTGAACTTAGCCGATGCCTTCTTCTGATGAG CTATGTTCATGGATCTCCTTTATTGGAGAGCTCAAATTCATTTGAGTCACGTGAAACTGCAGAAAGAATTGCAGCAGCAATTGGTAGGGTCTTCCTGTTGGACCTTGTCATCAGAAACGAAGATAGACTACCTTGCCGTGAGCTCAGATGGCGTGGAAATCCCGCAAATCTGTTGCTGGCTGAGAAAATGACCCCGTCAAATGTCAATGCCTTGGAGGATGCTTTTGACTCTGCAATTAACCGATACCGACCAAGGGTGATTAAAGCTctacagaaagaaagaagggcAACTTCAGTGGATTGCAGGCTTAACTCTCATAATCAAGGAGGACCAGGAATGAAATCACAGGGCTCGGATGTTTTTGATATTACAGAAGCTCCAAAGTCTAACAAAGTGCTAAGAGTTCGAAAATCAGGAGAATCATTGTCTTCTGATCTCATTTCTCATGCTGTGGCTATTGATTCTGGTGTTCCTCGTTGGCCTCCTGCTGGAAAACGCACAAATGACCAGGCAAATTATCCTAAATTGATTGAGTTGCTTATCAACAGTTCTGATTACTCCTCTAATTTGTTATATGAAATAACTGGGGGGAAATTAGGAGCTCCTCCATTGGAAGGCACTGACTTCACTGATACACGAGTAACTGAAATGACTTCAGCTGTTCAGGAATTTCGTGGTGGGTTTCGTGCTGCTCTCAGGGATCTGCAAGGTTTCCATATATTCCTTCTCACTCTTCACCAAAAACTAGATAGTGTGTTACGAGTGTTTTTGAACATCACAAATAAAACATCAAGGGACTGTGACAGAGATGATTTGGTGGTCCCTGAGTCACCTTCACATGGAGTTGTTCATTGTCCTTCTCCACCGAGTAAGGAACGGTTTCTTAATGATAACCATCCAGAGTTTAGTGATTCAGATTTGCAGCGAATTGCTCAAACTCCAAGGTCATCTTCAGGAAATAAAGAGTGCTCAGATTCTAGTTCTCCCATGTCAAGAGAAAGCTGGCATGGAAAGTTTCCCAAGGGGAGTGTAGAGCCCCTTCGTTGCCTGCGTCTGGCAACAAAGCTCCGAGACATTCATAAATTTGCCAAG GTGGATAATGAATCAAATAAAGAACTTGAACAATGGAATGAAATGCTGAGAAATGATGTTATCAAACTCTGTCAGGAGAACAATTTCCAAACAGGGTTTTTTGAGGGCAGTGATAGTAACTGCGTCGTGGATGCATACGAGTTAAAG GTAAGATTAGAGCACATTCTTGAGAGGATATCATTGATCTCCGAATCTGCAAACACAGAGAAGCCATCATCAATCACAAATAGCCTGTTTATTGGTGGCGCCTTGGCTGCAAGATCTGTGCACACTTTGCAACATCTAGGAATCACACACGTTTTGTGTTTGTGTGCCAATGAAATTGGACAGTCAGAGTCTCAACACCCAGATCTATTTCAGTACAAAAATTTTTCT ATAACTGACGATGAGGATTCAAATATCAGCTGTATCTTTGAAGAAGCCTCTGATTTTATTGACCATGTTGAATCAGTAGGAGGGAGGGTTCTAGTTCATTGCTTTGAAGGGAGAAGTAGGAGTGCCACTTTGGTTCTTGCTTATTTAATGCTCAGGAA GAAACTCACTCTACTGGAAGCATGGAATGCTCTAAGACAAGTTCATCGGCGAGCTCAGCCCAATGATGGTTTTGCAAGAATTTTACTGGATCTTGACCAGCGACTGCACGGGAAGGTTTCCATGGAATGGCAAAGGCGGAAGCCAGAAATGAAGGTCTGTCCCATCTGTGGGAAGAATGCTGGTCTGAGCAGCAGCTCGCTCAAGCTTCACTTGCAGAAATCACACAAGAAGCTATCGTCAGGCAGTGTGGACAGTGCAATGACCATGGAGATACAGAAGGCTCTGGATGCACTGAAAATGACAAGAAGCGGCAGCGTCAGCCCTACTTTGAGGCAGTCTTCACCAGCTATAGATGACTAG
- the LOC118037735 gene encoding (-)-isopiperitenol/(-)-carveol dehydrogenase, mitochondrial translates to MANAKPCKSKVQDKVAIVTGGASGLGEATVLAFVENGARGVVIADIQDEKGQKLAESIGTNRSTYIHCDVTDENQVKSLVESTVQLYGQLDILFCNAGIMSFGKQTVLDFDLDSYDKLFVINVRGVAACLKHAARAMVEGGIKGSIICTASTLASLARDMHTDYIMSKSGVLALMKCASYQLSEHGIRVNCVSPGPVATPLACKKMNMGVEEAEKAFEPHYCLKGVLKAKHVADAVLFLASEDSEFVTGHNLVVDGGYNFQGIVKYDHGGEITNT, encoded by the coding sequence ATGGCGAACGCCAAACCTTGCAAGAGCAAAGTTCAAGATAAGGTTGCCATCGTCACCGGAGGTGCCAGTGGCTTAGGTGAGGCTACAGTGCTTGCCTTTGTTGAGAATGGCGCCCGAGGAGTGGTGATCGCTGATATCCAAGATGAAAAAGGCCAGAAGCTCGCAGAATCCATCGGAACCAACAGATCCACTTACATCCACTGCGACGTAACCGATGAAAACCAGGTCAAATCCCTTGTAGAATCTACTGTTCAGCTCTATGGTCAGCTTGATATATTATTCTGCAATGCAGGCATCATGAGCTTTGGTAAGCAAACTGTTCTAGACTTCGACCTGGACTCATACGACAAACTCTTCGTAATAAACGTTCGCGGCGTAGCAGCTTGCCTAAAGCACGCGGCGCGTGCTATGGTGGAAGGAGGTATAAAGGGCAGCATCATTTGCACAGCAAGTACTCTTGCGAGTCTTGCAAGGGACATGCATACAGACTATATCATGTCCAAGAGTGGGGTGCTAGCGTTGATGAAATGCGCAAGTTATCAATTGAGTGAGCATGGGATACGTGTGAATTGTGTGTCTCCAGGGCCGGTGGCAACACCTCTGGCGTGCAAGAAAATGAACATGGGAGTGGAGGAGGCGGAGAAGGCTTTTGAGCCGCATTACTGCCTGAAAGGGGTGTTGAAAGCGAAGCATGTAGCGGATGCAGTGTTGTTTCTTGCTTCTGAGGATTCTGAGTTCGTGACTGGCCATAATCTGGTGGTAGATGGCGGGTATAATTTTCAAGGTATTGTCAAATATGATCATGGAGGAGAGATCACAAACACTTGA
- the LOC118037736 gene encoding dual specificity protein phosphatase PHS1 isoform X1: MCVCLYTPSYFQSQFKLKKMMSKDEKEASLSGINNTIEVQEKEEERELDLGSEELDPPLPLTVTSRVLYMLGDITAGPAYRFAQWLELVRKRSGKYRASGFPHRSYGLETMPSSQGESLVDSKSPPPEQSPEISLWDRLGKAAALDIELSSFSWDMLSSLHHTEHNSSNENSEDEMSKALEVTVNSGGVVFFALFNQPGNVDAFHKEAAAVIKFSSSRMATQSERLGYEFAKWLGVQTPQARVIHICSPEWLQIKEAGEKARVVAALEGDEVGEVTCSELLEALELSRCLLLMSYVHGSPLLESSNSFESRETAERIAAAIGRVFLLDLVIRNEDRLPCRELRWRGNPANLLLAEKMTPSNVNALEDAFDSAINRYRPRVIKALQKERRATSVDCRLNSHNQGGPGMKSQGSDVFDITEAPKSNKVLRVRKSGESLSSDLISHAVAIDSGVPRWPPAGKRTNDQANYPKLIELLINSSDYSSNLLYEITGGKLGAPPLEGTDFTDTRVTEMTSAVQEFRGGFRAALRDLQGFHIFLLTLHQKLDSVLRVFLNITNKTSRDCDRDDLVVPESPSHGVVHCPSPPSKERFLNDNHPEFSDSDLQRIAQTPRSSSGNKECSDSSSPMSRESWHGKFPKGSVEPLRCLRLATKLRDIHKFAKVDNESNKELEQWNEMLRNDVIKLCQENNFQTGFFEGSDSNCVVDAYELKVRLEHILERISLISESANTEKPSSITNSLFIGGALAARSVHTLQHLGITHVLCLCANEIGQSESQHPDLFQYKNFSITDDEDSNISCIFEEASDFIDHVESVGGRVLVHCFEGRSRSATLVLAYLMLRKKLTLLEAWNALRQVHRRAQPNDGFARILLDLDQRLHGKVSMEWQRRKPEMKVCPICGKNAGLSSSSLKLHLQKSHKKLSSGSVDSAMTMEIQKALDALKMTRSGSVSPTLRQSSPAIDD; this comes from the exons atgtgtgtgtgtctatatacaCCCTCTTATTTTCAAAgccaatttaaattaaaaaaaatgatgtcaaaAGATGAAAAGGAAGCCTCTTTATCAGGCATCAACAACACAATCGAGGTCCAg GagaaagaggaggagagggAACTGGACCTCGGATCTGAAGAGCTTGATCCTCCTTTACCTCTCACTGTTACCTCCCGg GTATTGTATATGTTGGGAGATATAACAGCAGGTCCAGCGTATAGGTTTGCTCAATGGCTGGAGTTGGTTCGTAAGAGAAGTGGCAAGTATCGTGCCTCAGGGTTCCCGCACCGGTCTTACGGGCTCGAAACTATGCCCTCTAG TCAGGGAGAATCTCTTGTTGATTCAAAAAGCCCACCTCCTGAGCAATCTCCAGAGATCAGTTTGTGGGACAGGCTTGGTAAAGCTGCTGCATTGGATATCGAGTTGAGCTCTTTTTCTTGGGACATGCTTTCTTCCCTTCACCACACTGAGCATAATAGTAGCAATGAAAATTCCGAGGATGAAATGAGCAAAGCCCTTGAA GTAACTGTAAATTCTGGGGGGGTTGTCTTCTTTGCCTTATTCAATCAACCTGGAAATGTTGATGCTTTTCATAAGGAAGCCGCAGCTGTCATAAAGTTTTCTTCTTCCAGGATGGCCACACAATCAGAACGTCTTGGCTATGAATTTGCAAAGTGGTTAGGAGTCCAAACTCCTCAG GCTAGAGTCATTCATATTTGCAGCCCAGAGTGGCTCCAGATCAAGGAAGCTGGAGAGAAAGCAAGAGTTGTAGCAGCTTTGGAAGGAGATGAAGTAGGTGAAGTGACGTGTTCTGAACTTTTGGAAGCTCTTGAACTTAGCCGATGCCTTCTTCTGATGAG CTATGTTCATGGATCTCCTTTATTGGAGAGCTCAAATTCATTTGAGTCACGTGAAACTGCAGAAAGAATTGCAGCAGCAATTGGTAGGGTCTTCCTGTTGGACCTTGTCATCAGAAACGAAGATAGACTACCTTGCCGTGAGCTCAGATGGCGTGGAAATCCCGCAAATCTGTTGCTGGCTGAGAAAATGACCCCGTCAAATGTCAATGCCTTGGAGGATGCTTTTGACTCTGCAATTAACCGATACCGACCAAGGGTGATTAAAGCTctacagaaagaaagaagggcAACTTCAGTGGATTGCAGGCTTAACTCTCATAATCAAGGAGGACCAGGAATGAAATCACAGGGCTCGGATGTTTTTGATATTACAGAAGCTCCAAAGTCTAACAAAGTGCTAAGAGTTCGAAAATCAGGAGAATCATTGTCTTCTGATCTCATTTCTCATGCTGTGGCTATTGATTCTGGTGTTCCTCGTTGGCCTCCTGCTGGAAAACGCACAAATGACCAGGCAAATTATCCTAAATTGATTGAGTTGCTTATCAACAGTTCTGATTACTCCTCTAATTTGTTATATGAAATAACTGGGGGGAAATTAGGAGCTCCTCCATTGGAAGGCACTGACTTCACTGATACACGAGTAACTGAAATGACTTCAGCTGTTCAGGAATTTCGTGGTGGGTTTCGTGCTGCTCTCAGGGATCTGCAAGGTTTCCATATATTCCTTCTCACTCTTCACCAAAAACTAGATAGTGTGTTACGAGTGTTTTTGAACATCACAAATAAAACATCAAGGGACTGTGACAGAGATGATTTGGTGGTCCCTGAGTCACCTTCACATGGAGTTGTTCATTGTCCTTCTCCACCGAGTAAGGAACGGTTTCTTAATGATAACCATCCAGAGTTTAGTGATTCAGATTTGCAGCGAATTGCTCAAACTCCAAGGTCATCTTCAGGAAATAAAGAGTGCTCAGATTCTAGTTCTCCCATGTCAAGAGAAAGCTGGCATGGAAAGTTTCCCAAGGGGAGTGTAGAGCCCCTTCGTTGCCTGCGTCTGGCAACAAAGCTCCGAGACATTCATAAATTTGCCAAG GTGGATAATGAATCAAATAAAGAACTTGAACAATGGAATGAAATGCTGAGAAATGATGTTATCAAACTCTGTCAGGAGAACAATTTCCAAACAGGGTTTTTTGAGGGCAGTGATAGTAACTGCGTCGTGGATGCATACGAGTTAAAG GTAAGATTAGAGCACATTCTTGAGAGGATATCATTGATCTCCGAATCTGCAAACACAGAGAAGCCATCATCAATCACAAATAGCCTGTTTATTGGTGGCGCCTTGGCTGCAAGATCTGTGCACACTTTGCAACATCTAGGAATCACACACGTTTTGTGTTTGTGTGCCAATGAAATTGGACAGTCAGAGTCTCAACACCCAGATCTATTTCAGTACAAAAATTTTTCT ATAACTGACGATGAGGATTCAAATATCAGCTGTATCTTTGAAGAAGCCTCTGATTTTATTGACCATGTTGAATCAGTAGGAGGGAGGGTTCTAGTTCATTGCTTTGAAGGGAGAAGTAGGAGTGCCACTTTGGTTCTTGCTTATTTAATGCTCAGGAA GAAACTCACTCTACTGGAAGCATGGAATGCTCTAAGACAAGTTCATCGGCGAGCTCAGCCCAATGATGGTTTTGCAAGAATTTTACTGGATCTTGACCAGCGACTGCACGGGAAGGTTTCCATGGAATGGCAAAGGCGGAAGCCAGAAATGAAGGTCTGTCCCATCTGTGGGAAGAATGCTGGTCTGAGCAGCAGCTCGCTCAAGCTTCACTTGCAGAAATCACACAAGAAGCTATCGTCAGGCAGTGTGGACAGTGCAATGACCATGGAGATACAGAAGGCTCTGGATGCACTGAAAATGACAAGAAGCGGCAGCGTCAGCCCTACTTTGAGGCAGTCTTCACCAGCTATAGATGACTAG